The nucleotide window aaaattaaaataataaaaaccaaatctgatagataaataattttaatttaaaaaataataaaaaaagataacaataaaaaatataaagatcatAATTGATatacaaatcaaattaaatcaaattctaaaagattaaattaaaaaaaatcaaaacaatatataaataaattaaaaattaaatttgatataatcaataaatatatataacccaatctaaatatagaaaaaattctagatttataattttcttttccttttagttcaatttaattaCTAGGCAAAATCCAACATAGATATGCATGTTAAATACGTACTCGTATTAATCCGAGTAATACAGTCCAAAACACATCTACTTCATGTTACTTTTCTCCTTCACATAATGAAGCTTTCCTATTCTGCATTTTGAAGCTTAGAATATGCTTTACTTCGATGCGACGACCAAAATAGGGAAAAGCAACAAGCTGCTGACTTGCTAATTTTGTGTGCATTTGCAATTGACTAGCCAAGACCCTGACAATCACCATTTTCACATACTTCCTTTACCAGAGAAACAATTGTATTCCCCCCCTTTTCCTATAGAAAGATGACTGAGTTTTCCCTCAACATAGCTGAAAATGTTGTGGAGAAGTTAGGCTCCTTGGAGTATGAGGAGACTTCATTGGCATGTTGCAATGAAGATGAGCTAAAGAAGCTTAAGCACAGCATGCTAGTCATTAAAGATGTGCTCATAGACGCCGAGGAGAAGCGGTCAAATTCACCAGAGCTAAGACTTTGGCTCAAGCAGCTAAACCATGTCTTCTATGATGCAGAGGATGTCCTTGATGAACTCGAGGTTGAAAATTTGAGGAGGCAAGTCATTGATCGAGGGAACTTCTACACAAGAAAGGTGAGTTACCTCTTACAACcataaattttcttttgctaGTTTCTTTGCTGTGTACTTGATTTTCTTTCCCTGATCAATATATAGATTATACCTAAATTTATTTGACATCAGATTCCCATTTTGCAACTTTCTTGGTACGATCTAATTTCTATAAATATGTAtgtccattttcttttcttttcttttcttttcttttctttttatgagagCATGACGAAataaatcattctttttttttttttaagattttgaattgttcaagaataATGAGAATAGGCTGCATATGTTCAATTTGTAAAATTTGGCTAGACAGCATGGGAAAACTAGAAACTTTTAGATTAGGGGACAACTTGAACTTGCTAAATCCCAACTTGTtagaagattttgtttttgtttgagatTGCTGTCCAAACTGAACCGAGACTAATGGCCGAAAGTTAAAGCGGAAAAACGAATATTAGTAGAATCATATTGggataaataaaagttaaatccCAATcgttttttatctattttcgaATTTCAGGTACTTCGATGCTTTTCATCTTCTAACCCTCTTATATTCCGCACAACTATTGGCCGAAAGTTAAAGCGGATAAACAAAAGGTTAGATGCAATTGCAGCTGGTAATGTTAAGTGTCGGCTCACTGAACGTGCTGAAGAGAGGCGTCCTCTTAACAGGGAGAGGGGAACTCACTCCTTTGTTCATTCTGCGGACATAATTGGAAGAGAcgaagacaaagaaaagatcatTCAACTTTTATTGCACCCTAGTGATGAGGAAAACATTTCAGTGCTTCCCATAGTTGGCATTGGAGGTATGGGGAAGACAACACTTGCTAAAATGGCTTACAATGATGAAAGGGTGGTTAAGCATTTCCAGTTCAAAATGTGGGTTTACGTCTCCAGAGACTTTGACAAGAAAAGGTTGATGGAGAAGTTAATTATTTCTGCAACTGGTGGGGTAGGATTTGGTGAAGACAATGGCGCCATGGAAGTGGAAGAAATGCAAACACTCTTGCGAGAATCTATAAGAGATAAGAGGTATTTTCTTGTGTTGGATGATGTGTGGAATGATAACCTTGCACAATGGGAAGAATTGAAAGATCTTTTGAGGGTAGGTGCAAGAGGAAGTAGGATCATGGTGACTACACGCAGCAACCAGGTTGCTTCCATGATAGGCACTGCCCCCAAGTATGTTCATAACTTACAAGGTGTTCGTTACGATGAATGCTTGTCCTTGTTTGTTAAGTACGCATTCAAGGAAGGACAGGACAAACAACTTCCGAATTTGCtaagaattggagaagagattgtGAAGAAATGTGGAGAGGTTCCTTTGGCTGTGAGGACTCTAGCAGGACAACTCTTTCTGAATACTGATGAACGAGATTGGAATCTGATAAGAGATAGCAGGCTATGGAAAGTGGAGCAAAAGGAGGATGATATTTTGCCTGCTTTAAGGGTAAGTTATGAACAGTTGCCTTCGTGCTTGAAAAGGTGCTTTGCTTATTGCTCGTTGTTTCCGAAGAATTACGAGTACAATGATTATGAGTTAATTCAGTTCTGGATGGCACATGGACTACTTCAATCCTCAGATGGAGAATCAGAATTGGAAGACATTGGCTCTATTTACTTGAAGGAGCTGGAGTATGGATGTTTTCTTCAAGATTTTAGAGATTTGTATGGATCTCTTCAGTTTGGAATGCTTGATGTCATGCATGATCTTGCATTATCAGTGGCACAAGATGAATGTTTTGTAGTGACTGCAAATAGCAAAAGAATCGAAAAAAGTGTCCAGCATATATCCATTCCAGATCCTGACTCAGTTCGCCAAGATTTTCCTATGTTGTCGCAGGATTTAGACCAGGTTCGAACTGTCTTCATTCATAGTGACAAGGATGTGCTTACTAGCAACTCAATCCTTGAAACATGTTTGTCGAGATTCAAGTACTTGCGAGCATTGAACTTGTCCAGGTCCCAGTTCAAAGAGCTGCCAAAGAAAATTGGCAAATTGAAGCATTTAAGATATCTAGACTTATCATGGAATCACAGAATCAAAAGGCTGCCAAATTCTATCTGCAAGCTACAAAACTTGCAAACTCTGTTCCTTGGCGGATGCGATGAAATTGAAGAGTTACCTAGAGGTATGAGGTACATGGAAAGCCTTAGATTTCTGTGGCTAGCCACTAGACAGGCTTCTTTGCCAAGAGATGAAATAGGGTGCTTGAAATCTCTTCGGTTTTTGTGGATAGCCACCTGTGAAAAACTAGAACGCTTGTTTGAAGACATGGAAAACCTGTCAGCCCTTCGATCATTGTTTATTGTTACCTGTCCAAGCTTGAACTCCTTGCCACCAAGTATAAAGTATCTAACTTCATTACAGGATCTACATATTAGCGGTTGTGTAGCTCTTAATTTCCCCAATCAAGAAGCCTGTGagtttaaacttaaaaaactgGTATTGTGCTTTTTAGAAGCAGTGGAAGAATTGCCAGAGTGGCTTATTAGAGGATCTGCTGACACTTTGAAGAATTTGAAACTTGAATTTTGCCCAGCACTCCTTGAATTGCCTGCCTGCCTGAAGACATTTTCTGCCCTTCAAGAGCTCCGGATTTTAGGCTGTCCTCGTTTGGCCGAAAGATGCGACCGAGAAACTGGTGATGATTGGGAGAAGATTGCTCATATCCCCAAAGTTATTGTCGACAATGTTGATGTTATAAACCAGACAAAAGATTAGGTATTGATCTTTCTACTTTCTTGCTTGTCTCTACACATGCACATTAATGAACCCTTAAGACTATTCCAAGGTTTATGTTCCAGGTGAAATTTAATTTTCCAAGGATTAAACTAAAAATGTTGGTTTTTCAGCTTTGCTTGAATATCAAACTTAAGGAGTCAATTTACTTTTGTGTCTTTGGATTCGTAGTGACAGGCCCTGTAAGAGTTTGTCACTGGCTGTCTCTACTGTACCCAGGGGCAGCCCCTGTAAAGTTTTACTTAATCAACACTATGCTAATCTTGTCTTCAACAACATCTTTTCTTTCTGTAAGTTTCAGCTTCACCTAAaatcttgtttttccttttaaaatattaaaaatgggaaataaatttatcaaacaaTATG belongs to Populus nigra chromosome 18, ddPopNigr1.1, whole genome shotgun sequence and includes:
- the LOC133678495 gene encoding disease resistance protein RGA2-like, translating into MTEFSLNIAENVVEKLGSLEYEETSLACCNEDELKKLKHSMLVIKDVLIDAEEKRSNSPELRLWLKQLNHVFYDAEDVLDELEVENLRRQVIDRGNFYTRKVLRCFSSSNPLIFRTTIGRKLKRINKRLDAIAAGNVKCRLTERAEERRPLNRERGTHSFVHSADIIGRDEDKEKIIQLLLHPSDEENISVLPIVGIGGMGKTTLAKMAYNDERVVKHFQFKMWVYVSRDFDKKRLMEKLIISATGGVGFGEDNGAMEVEEMQTLLRESIRDKRYFLVLDDVWNDNLAQWEELKDLLRVGARGSRIMVTTRSNQVASMIGTAPKYVHNLQGVRYDECLSLFVKYAFKEGQDKQLPNLLRIGEEIVKKCGEVPLAVRTLAGQLFLNTDERDWNLIRDSRLWKVEQKEDDILPALRVSYEQLPSCLKRCFAYCSLFPKNYEYNDYELIQFWMAHGLLQSSDGESELEDIGSIYLKELEYGCFLQDFRDLYGSLQFGMLDVMHDLALSVAQDECFVVTANSKRIEKSVQHISIPDPDSVRQDFPMLSQDLDQVRTVFIHSDKDVLTSNSILETCLSRFKYLRALNLSRSQFKELPKKIGKLKHLRYLDLSWNHRIKRLPNSICKLQNLQTLFLGGCDEIEELPRGMRYMESLRFLWLATRQASLPRDEIGCLKSLRFLWIATCEKLERLFEDMENLSALRSLFIVTCPSLNSLPPSIKYLTSLQDLHISGCVALNFPNQEACEFKLKKLVLCFLEAVEELPEWLIRGSADTLKNLKLEFCPALLELPACLKTFSALQELRILGCPRLAERCDRETGDDWEKIAHIPKVIVDNVDVINQTKD